A window of Perognathus longimembris pacificus isolate PPM17 chromosome 6, ASM2315922v1, whole genome shotgun sequence contains these coding sequences:
- the Serpinb9 gene encoding serpin B9, producing MSPVSEANGTFAFHLLKILCQDNASDNVFYSPVSISSALAMVLLGAKGNTADQMAQALSLNTEKDIHHEFQSFLSEVNKPGKHYVLTTANRLFGEKTCEFLQSFKTSCLQFYLAELEQLSFAKAPDMARKHINTWVSKQTEGKIQDMLPDNSIGEQTKLVLVNAIYFKGKWDGKFEETLTREMPFKINQKEQRPVQMMYQEAEFNLTYVNEVQAQVLELPYEGRELSMLVLLPDDGVDLSKVENDLTFEKFIAWSKPDRMKSIEVEVSLPRFKLEENYDMESVLQRLGMVDAFQHGKADLSVLSADRDLYLSRFMHKSVVEVNEEGTEAAAASAVIIVECCFQEPEHRFCADHPFLFFIRHNTTNSLLFCGRFTSP from the exons ATGAGTCCTGTTTCTGAAGCAAATGGCACATTTGCCTTCCACCTTTTAAAGATACTCTGTCAAGACAATGCTTCTGACAACGTGTTTTATTCTCCTGTGAGCATCTCTTCTGCCCTGGCCATGGTCCTCCTGGGGGCAAAGGGAAATACCGCAGACCAGATGGCCCAG GCACTTTCTttaaacacagagaaagacaTCCATCATGAGTTTCAGTCATTTCTCTCAGAAGTAAATAAGCCTGGCAAGCACTATGTACTTACAACAGCCAACAGGCTCTTTGGAGAGAAGACGTGTGAATTTCTCCAA TCATTTAAGACATCCTGTCTTCAATTCTACCTTGCTGAACTGGAGCAGCTGTCCTTTGCCAAAGCACCAGACATGGCCAGGAAACATATAAACACATGGGTCTCAAAACAGACAGAAG GTAAAATTCAAGACATGTTGCCAGATAACTCAATTGGTGAGCAGACCAAGCTTGTTCTTGTCAATGCCATCTATTTCAAAGGAAAGTGGGATGGAAAGTTTGAGGAAACGCTCACAAGAGAAATGCCTTTTAAAATAAACCAG AAGGAGCAAAGGCCAGTTCAGATGATgtatcaggaagctgagtttAACCTCACCTATGTGAACGAAGTGCAGGCACAGGTGCTAGAGCTGCCCTATGAGGGCAGGGAGCTGAGCATGCTGGTCCTCCTCCCAGATGATGGTGTGGATCTCAGCAAG GTGGAAAACGATCTCACTTTTGAGAAGTTCATAGCCTGGTCCAAGCCAGACCGCATGAAGAGCATTGAAGTTGAAGTTTCCTTACCACGTTTTAAACTGGAAGAGAATTATGACATGGAGTCTGTGCTTCAGCGTTTGGGAATGGTGGATGCCTTTCAACATGGCAAGGCTGACTTGTCAGTACTGTCAGCAGACAGAGACCTGTATCTGTCCAGGTTTATGCACAAGAGTGTTGTGGAGGTGAATGAAGAAGGCACAGAGGCCGCAGCAGCCTCAGCTGTGATAATTGTTGAGTGCTGCTTCCAAGAGCCTGAACACAGATTCTGTGCTGAccaccccttccttttcttcatcaGACACAACACAACCAACAGCCTTTTGTTCTGTGGCAGGTTCACCTCTCCATGA